One part of the Haliotis asinina isolate JCU_RB_2024 chromosome 2, JCU_Hal_asi_v2, whole genome shotgun sequence genome encodes these proteins:
- the LOC137274171 gene encoding uncharacterized protein, with amino-acid sequence MYVCRKVQGDISGLKLTHNSTIYITVMATNAAGLTTVSHGQPIIVDLTPPIFSHIGDGPGGKKRGDDIMAFRTIASGQSIAMVDIRDALNTSAITVYSTVRCFNKAGLVVATKTDGVEIVKEKNKISLQELSVLSGTQSESIYSRGVYHQDQNIVRFHWSQADRQLRSTVVEIVGHRHPYQDDIPNHLQYTYATLSNVNFETGSACNVSVVPVDIFGATGEKTTSYFTVPTEPPTVADSRSISLMQNDIKLTASWKNMFVSPWNDLDYEVHGGTLLGGADIVDRMLTNKEEIVLRLNSRQAEYISVMITAIDVCGACSQRAQRLKVKQD; translated from the exons ATGTATGTATGCAGGAAGGTTCAGGGGGATATTTCAGGTCTGAAGCTGACCCACAACTCCACTATTTACATCACTGTCATGGCAACGAATGCTGCAGGACTGACCACTGTTTCCCATGGGCAACCCATTATTGTTGATCTTACGCCGCCAATCTTCAGTCACATCGGTGATGGTCCAG GAGGAAAGAAACGAGGCGATGACATCATGGCGTTCCGCACAATTGCTTCTGGACAGTCGATAGCTATGGTGGACATTCGCGATGCATTAAACACCTCGGCAATAACAGTTTACTCAACAGTACGATGTTTCAACAAGGCAGGCTTAGTGGTGGCTACGAAGACTGATGGGGTTGAAATTGTCAaagaaaagaacaaaatatCGCTACAAGAATTGAGTGTCTTGAGTGGAACCCAATCTGAATCCATTTACTCTAGAGGGGTGTATCATCAGGACCAGAACATAGTCAGGTTCCACTGGAGCCAGGCAGACCGACAGCTGAGATCCACAGTG GTTGAAATTGTTGGTCACAGACATCCCTACCAGGATGATATACCAAACCATCTTCAGTACACATATGCGACATTGTCCAATGTAAACTTTGAGACTGGCTCAGCATGTAACGTCAGTGTAGTTCCTGTAGACATCTTTGGTGCAACTGGAGAGAAAACTACTTCGTACTTTACAGTTCCCACTGAACCACCAACTGTAGCTG ATTCGAGAAGCATATCGTTGATGCAAAACGACATAAAGCTGACGGCGTCGTGGAAGAATATGTTTGTGTCTCCTTGGAATGACCTTGACTACGAAGTTCACGGGGGAACATTGCTTGGAGGAGCTGATATTGTCGACAGAATGTTAACAAACAAGGAAGAAATTGTCCTTCGGCTCAACTCGAGACAAGCTGAATATATCTCTGTTATGATAACTGCTATCGATGTCTGTGGAGCTTGCAGTCAACGTGCTCAGCGATTAAAGGTCAAACAAGACTAG